From one Lineus longissimus chromosome 3, tnLinLong1.2, whole genome shotgun sequence genomic stretch:
- the LOC135484272 gene encoding claspin-like: MIGFPVDDKDMLITSVEEPKRVVTGDENKALTCSSRAVDEEDLEEPVGASDSSDDNSSDDEQSEVNLSTTRAESEAENETSKSYPHSEEENRGESSDSRMSDKDADGAISSDKEKANENSDTNQQTAVGAESDDDMDSDEEVFRNRKKRLKMNRSLLDDSDDDIGNDGRMRNSPSVVDQESGDEKSGDESDLALSQKKGSRLKKILDDSDDDDDDNETSCSKEASQSGHDTKTATTMRSDIFDAEMDDDDDSSKSGDSDNDEKAGQEDEDDGFVAPKSGRWAKGKGASKSTPKEREHREKAVQAQQIHSESQRMTREAQVKLPYHQPKPLNLQDILNRRNQKQTTPLQLRPTPSLIRQMSLDSPSAKKKPSVILPTFDDKEDRSMDDNENISDETGVDVVDGKNVEDVKESIDNDVDDDDDLDHLPDLYVESMPMEPKSKHSSPKGSEKTEDAGNRNVNTLTDDSGFVTTPFSSSDDESNGVKKADDISLKETMCVDEPMDLLPNIVHQGCGDAESSQVIQKSSKTMSSFIQKKSDMDNNEDEVLSKDLEFDVLDGGPSSAKKIRPTLDLLANLDLPSLNPKLDNGGGDFIDLDMEEDSVPVTGVQGLMSRFIQHTKKISPKGPKKIEVSFVHKDLDESEKEVLKLGKISYELEAEQSIDPKLLVPGAKLQFLKEKLRGGMKAKREEARLKKLEAYAFDNEEGFVGEEEDEAELTDQTDTDVEEEPDEEEEMEEEVEEEDEKEKEALPYADDEAEDDDDFADEDTMHLQLNSSDSEHTDDENENLENGRKGFLKSAKEKTQRQDSRTGEEDNLLKTPTLGGSDSVSSDTLKDNFLIPSAKRNRIPSDRSTQDMFTPFSKVSNTSNSTDSTGKSKGFCSNKSSGLTLPIEDTQDLYQSDMSNSMCGNAKQETPKNSSFHYDESQMFDENGFLKVNKSTGKKYIKRQLHLGDDDDKDKEDDMGELLGLCSGKFPGAAVDQYQDDMNELLGLCSGRFPSATQATETTQKKKLTMKGLFPQEPTSTQANMDELMGLCSGKFQSDSMPLAKNLPMSSQFGNTQSNVDELLGLCSGKFSLGNSQFAKKLPMSSDIGNTQSNEDELMGLCSGKFPNSNTQSESNKRRGSFSQFGNTQSNMDELVGLCSGKFPSSNAQSTKTKLSLLSDDDSDDGDDLQLQVLSGDEDDDEEEVNGRKKHAATLDSDEEVDNDRDEEDNEADGDDNDEEEVEEEQHFSFKGFTKQGKIRKEFMEGEAELSGSEYDSDENLDLDEKDDIMEVEEGDKDDVGTEEDLRDQVGRVHLKSVIDEDKKELRMFQEMYLPDGDLHTEGEGRQRKFRWKNVDDDTQQDMFDDNSDNEQNADDDAEHESKWRMERFARERWLEEQKANTEVENQEGDSQLMKFGNVVLKKMNGGLAMEKLKPASQPTENKAPSTPKSLFRMKQRRGSFLTRSKETLAVIAERTKPVSNPVAPVNSRGFVFSAISPEKKKNMPVKRANSVNENQPSSKRPKLERSNTFSGNSIFKLMDH; the protein is encoded by the exons ATGATTGGATTTCCAGTAGATGATAAAGATATGTTGATCACTTCTGTCGAAGAG CCAAAGAGAGTTGTGACGGGCGATGAAAATAAAGCCCTGACCTGCAGTAGTCGAGCTGTTGATGAAGAAGACCTAGAGGAACCTGTTGGCGCTTCTGATTCTAGTGATGATAACAGCAGCGATGATGAACAGTCTGAAGTAAACTTGTCCACAACACGAGCCGAGAGTGAGGCAGAAAATGAAACTTCCAAGAGTTATCCTCATAGTGAAGAGGAAAATCGGGGGGAAAGCTCGGACTCTAGAATGTCTGATAAAGATGCAGATGGGGCTATAAGTTCTGACAAAGAGAAGGCTAATGAGAACTCTGACACCAACCAACAAACTGCAGTTGGTGCCGAAAGTGATGACGATATGGACAGTGATGAGGAAGTTTTTAGAAATCGTAAAAAGCGGTTGAAAATGAACAGGTCGCTTTtggatgatagtgatgatgacatTGGCAATGATGGAAGGATGAGAAATTCTCCATCAGTTGTTGACCAGGAAAGTGGAGATGAGAAAAGTGGTGATGAATCCGACCTGGCACTGAGTCAAAAGAAGGGGTCAAGGCTGAAGAAAATACTtgatgacagtgatgatgatgatgatgataatgagacATCTTGTAGTAAGGAGGCATCCCAGAGTGGACATGATACAAAG ACGGCTACAACAATGAGAAGTGATATATTTGATGCCGagatggatgatgatgatgatagttcCAAGTCTGGTGACAGCGACAATGATGAAAAAGCTGGtcaggaagatgaagatgatggaTTTGTTGCTCCGAAGAGTGGACGCTGGGCAAAAGGAAAA GGTGCATCCAAATCAACACCAAAAGAAAGGGAACACAGAGAGAAGGCTGTACAAGCTCAACAAATCCATAGTGAAAGTCAGAGAATGACGCGGG AAGCCCAAGTGAAATTGCCATATCACCAACCTAAGCCACTGAACCTCCAGGATATTCTGAACAGAAGGAATCAGAAGCAGACCACTCCTCTTCAACTCCGACCAACACCTTCCCTCATCAG acaaATGTCTCTGGATTCTCCAAGCGCAAAGAAGAAACCCTCAGTCATCTTGCCTACCTTTGATGACAAAGAGGATAGGTCAATGgacgacaatgaaaacatttcagATGAGACAGGAGTCGATGTTGTGGATGGCAAAAATGTGGAGGATGTGAAAGAGTCTATagacaatgatgttgatgatgatgatgaccttgaTCATTTGCCTGATTTATATGTAGAATCTATGCCAATGGAACCAAAAAGTAAACACAGCAGTCCTAAGGGATCAGAAAAGACTGAGGATGCTGGTAACCGTAATGTAAACACTTTGACGGATGATTCGGGATTTGTTACAACGCCTTTTAGCTCGTCGGATGATGAgtcaaatggtgtgaagaaAGCAGACgatatttcattgaaagaaaCCATGTGTGTAGATGAGCCTATGGATTTGCTCCCCAACATTGTTCATCAAGGTTGTGGTGATGCAGAATCATCGCAGGTCATACAAAAATCTTCGAAAACTATGAGCAGTTTCATTCAGAAGAAAAGTGACATGGACAATAACGAAGATGAGGTCCTGAGTAAGGATTTGGAATTTGATGTACTTGATGGCGGACCAAGTAGTGCTAAAAAGATTCGTCCCACGCTTGACTTACTTGCCAACTTAGACTTGCCTTCGCTCAACCCCAAGTTGGACAATGGAGGTGGTGACTTTATTGATTTGGATATGGAAGAGGATAGCGTACCAGTGACTGGGGTTCAAGGTCTGATGTCCCGGTTCATCCAGCACACTAAGAAAATCAGTCCAAAAGGTCCTAAGAAGATTGAGGTCAG TTTTGTTCACAAAGATCTTGACGAATCTGAGAAAGAAGTGCTGAAGCTCGGGAAGATTTCATACGAATTGGAAGCAGAGCAATCCATCGACCCCAAACTGTTGGTGCCAG GTGCCAAGCTTCAGTTTCTGAAAGAGAAGCTACGGGGAGGCATGAAGGCTAAAAGAGAAGAGGCAAGATTGAAAAAGCTTGAGGCGTATGCATTCGATAATGAAGAGGGATTTGTTGGTGAGGAGGAGGATGAGGCAGAACTGACGGACCAGACAGACACAGATGTTGAAGAAGAACCTGATGAAGAAGAGGAGATGGAAGAAGAAGTTGAAGAGGAGGATGAAAAAGAAAAGGAG GCCTTGCCCTATGCTGATGACGAagctgaagatgatgatgactttgCTGATGAGGACACCATGCATCTGCAACTGAACAGCTCGGATTCAGAACATACAGATGATGAGAATGAGAACCTGGAGAATGGGCGGAAAGGTTTTCTGAAAAGTGCGAAGGAGAAAACGCAGAGACAAGATAGCAGAACAGGTGAAGAAG ATAACTTGCTGAAGACACCTACTCTTGGGGGATCAGATTCTGTGTCGTCAGATACTCTGAAGGACAACTTTCTCATACCATCAGCCAAGAGAAACCGGATTCCTTCAGACCGCTCAACCCAAGACATGTTTACACCATTCTCCAAGGTGTCCAATACCAGCAATAGCACTGATAGCACTGGCAAATCAAAG GGTTTCTGCAGTAATAAGTCATCTGGCCTGACACTTCCAATCGAAGATACTCAAGATTTGTACCAAAGTGATATGTCCAACTCGATGTGTGGCAACGCAAAGCAAGAAACTCCAAAGAACTCATCTTTCCATTACGATGAGTCTCAGatgtttgatgagaatgg GTTCCTGAAAGTGAACAAATCTACGGGCAAGAAGTACATCAAGCGGCAGCTCCATCTTGGGGACGATGATGACAAGGACAAGGAAGACGACATGGGGGAATTGCTGGGACTGTGTTCTGGGAAATTTCCTGGCGCAGCTGTTGATCAGTACCAAGACGATATGAATGAGTTACTGGGACTTTGCTCCGGTAGATTTCCAAGTG CAACCCAGGCTACAGAAACTACTCAGAAGAAAAAGTTGACCATGAAAGGATTGTTCCCGCAGGAACCTACCTCAACACAAGCAAATATGGATGAGCTCATGGGCCTGTGCTCTGGAAAATTCCAAAGTGACTCCATGCCTTTGGCAAAAAATCTTCCAATGTCAAGTCAGTTTGGCAACACGCAAAGCAATGTTGATGAACTTCTTGGCCTGTGCTCCGGAAAGTTCTCACTCGGCAATTCGCAGTTTGCCAAAAAGTTACCAATGTCAAGTGATATTGGCAACACCCAAAGTAATGAAGATGAACTTATGGGACTGTGTTCTGGCAAATTCCCAAACAGCAATACACAGTCGGAGAGCAATAAGCGACGGGGATCGTTTAGTCAGTTTGGGAACACTCAGAGCAACATGGATGAACTTGTGGGTCTTTGTTCAGGAAAGTTTCCAAGTAGTAATGCACAGTCGACGAAGACAAAGCTGTCTTTGCTGAGTGATGACGACAGCGATGACGGTGATGACCTGCAACTTCAGGTGCTGTCTGGTGATGAGGATGACGACGAAGAGGAGGTTAATGGGAGAAAAAAG CATGCTGCTACTTTGGATAGCGATGAGGAGGTTGACAATGATCGGGATGAAGAAGATAATGAAGCGGAcggtgatgataatgatgaagaaGAGGTTGAGGAAGAGCAACACTTCAGTTTTAAGGGTTTTACAAAGCAAGG GAAAATTCGGAAAGAGTTCATGGAAGGTGAGGCCGAGTTATCAGGGTCCGAGTATGACAGTGATGAGAATCTCGATCTGGATGAGAAAGATGACATCATGGAGGTCGAGGAAGGAGACAAGGATGACGTTGGTACAGAGGAGGATCTCCGAGACCAAGTGGGGCGTGTTCATCT GAAATCTGTCATCGATGAAGATAAGAAAGAACTGCGGATGTTCCAGGAAATGTACCTACCCGATGGAGACTTGCACACAGAAGGCGAGGGAAGACAACGGAAATTTAGATGGAAAAATGTTG ATGACGACACCCAACAAGATATGTTTGATGATAACTCGGATAATGAACAGAATGCAGATGATGATGCTGAGCATGAGTCCAAGTGGAGGATGGAACGATTTGCTCGTGAGAGATGGTTGGAGGAACAGAAG GCAAATACTGAGGTAGAAAACCAGGAAGGAGACAGTCAACTTATGAAATTTGGTAACGTTGTGTTGAAGAAAATGAATGGGGGTCTTGCCATGGAGAAGTTAAAACCAGCCTCGCAGCCAACTGAAAACAAAGCTCCTTCAACTCCCAAGTCGCTCTTTAGAATGAAG CAACGCCGGGGTTCCTTCCTAACAAGAAGTAAAGAAACACTAGCTGTCATAGCAGAGAGGACCAAGCCTGTATCGAATCCAGTGGCACCAGTCAATTCCAGGGGCTTCGTATTCTCTGCAATTTCTccagagaagaagaaaaacatg CCTGTGAAAAGGGCCAACAGTGTCAACGAGAACCAGCCATCCTCAAAGCGACCAAAACTGGAACGCAGCAATACATTCTCGGGGAACAGCATCTTCAAACTCATGGATCATTAG
- the LOC135485106 gene encoding multiple coagulation factor deficiency protein 2 homolog: MEREHLHCDAKMLLVLISVLTFLPFSLPHGSAHSRGGVLDQRMVEDAEHLQYHLREKGIKADAENMSEDEHLFYFFTLHDHDNSSSIDGLELYKGSNHHMYEMSENKEAKISDEELRKIDEDNIAEVDQRLREFDSNKDGFITWPELYIRVKQEWAKRNKEEAAQKAAEKM; the protein is encoded by the exons ATGGAAAGGGAACATTTACATTG CGACGCCAAGATGTTACTTGTACTTATATCAGTACTGACCTTTCTGCCGTTCTCGCTGCCTCATGGATCAGCACATTCACGAGGGGGCGTTCTTGACCAAAGAATGGTCGAAGATGCGGA ACATTTACAGTATCATCTCCGGGAGAAAGGAATAAAAGCAGATGCTGAAAATATGTCCGAGGATGAACACCTCTTCTATTTCTTCAC TctccatgatcatgataacagtAGCTCCATCGATGGCCTCGAGTTGTACAAAGGATCGAATCATCACATGTATGAGATGTCGGAAAATAAAGAAGCGAAAATATCAGACGAGGAATTGCGGAAAATAGATGAAGACAACATAG CTGAAGTTGACCAACGACTAAGAGAATTTGACAGCAACAAAGATGGTTTTATAACCTGGCCAGAACTTTACATCAGAGTGAAACAAGAATGGGCAAAACGTAATAAGGAAGAAGCCGCCCAGAAAGCTGCGGAGAAAATGTGA
- the LOC135484860 gene encoding uncharacterized protein LOC135484860 produces MAIRYLWILCTIIATSTAHAKNDWLGRNCSNYVDADSWCQSNVPMSYCNVMGAGDCACTFGHHKATDNLGNLFCQKFSPDSKCTGSPNISADLACQSGMGPMARCDWTGFCECHSNETLQIRYVEDKGCVKLANYSSQCGNCSRTKGYCVDINDDGVADDCHCPGKTASSEKTGIERLKKGCDIGEASLGDFCNPNGPVFCSLPNSACEMNPSTFRFTCSCNKGFVAIPARWRPGISECVPLLTPEDDHNCTHCLETDGECFDNDGDGQMDGCLCPSSRTSSDPNNPVENCDFKHVEVKCKRGSMHVCYHPHNHSLSEHANLPQRLKSGIAAVYVRDHHYDAECIFKPVNSGTYCVDLTFEDLDKCGTKLSKTEMMSSYTNAFVVQWEHNMRTGKDFVFGVHCPYNDGIDIATARVVSLIRDSPQQEFLSDPEKLKKGVEDAACSSQPCWSLPTDVFIAVIVIFAILILLMVGLCLAWMTHRRRVNARRSSQEDRNNNRDNPIESRACSPGDFPTCPGPGAGLAATEYSASDSDQTTSSGDRSHYTFTYSASMTTQSTDSSPELQRHPYLEIKRCKSVDLGYISSRDLAAQDVTVYDHSNTSAPTDSGLGTSTTELINQRDGSSENISVSQILETPVGFVFSMEQLIANHKLKPIALAVSPENVNATIQYQYQC; encoded by the exons ATGGCTATAAGATACCTGTGGATTTTGTGCACAATCATCGCGACCTCAACAGCACATGCTAAAAACG ATTGGCTTGGCCGGAATTGCTCCAACTACGTTGATGCTGACAGCTGGTGTCAATCCAATGTTCCGATGTCCTACTGTAACGTCATGGGTGCTGGAGATTGCGCCTGCACGTTTGGACATCATAAGGCAACTGATAATCTCGGGAATctcttttgtcaaaaat TTTCTCCTGACTCGAAATGCACCGGCAGCCCCAATATCTCAGCCGATCTGGCGTGTCAGTCTGGAATGGGCCCGATGGCGCGCTGCGACTGGACTGGATTTTGCGAATGTCATTCTAACGAAACGCTCCAGATTCGTTACGTTGAGGATAAAGGCTGTG TGAAACTAGCCAACTATAGTTCACAGTGTGGTAATTGCAGCCGTACGAAAGGTTACTGCGTGGACATCAACGACGATGGCGTGGCAGATGACTGCCATTGCCCGGGAAAAACAGCATCATCGGAGAAAACTGGCATCGAGCGATTAAAAAAAGGATGCGACATTGGAGAAG CAAGCCTTGGCGACTTCTGCAACCCCAACGGTCCAGTCTTCTGCTCCTTGCCCAATTCTGCATGCGAAATGAACCCGTCTACATTCCGCTTCACGTGTTCCTGTAACAAAGGTTTCGTTGCCATACCGGCAAGGTGGCGGCCAGGAATAAGCGAATGTG ttccACTGCTCACCCCTGAAGACGATCACAACTGCACTCACTGCCTCGAGACCGATGGCGAATGTTTTGACAATGACGGTGATGGCCAGATGGACGGATGCCTTTGTCCCTCTTCAAGAACCAGTAGCGATCCAAACAACCCTGTAGAAAATTGCGACTTTAAACATG TCGAAGTTAAGTGCAAGCGTGGCAGTATGCATGTCTGTTATCATCCCCACAACCATTCCTTGAGTGAGCACGCGAATCTTCCACAGCGCCTGAAGTCGGGAATAGCCGCAGTGTACGTCAGGGACCACCATTACGATGCCGAATGCATTTTCAAGCCTGTCAACAGTGGAACATACTGTGTTGACCTTACGTTTGAAGACCTTGATAAATGTGGAACGAAGCTTTCTAAAACTGAG ATGATGAGTTCATACACCAATGCATTTGTCGTACAATGGGAACATAACATGCGGACTGGGAAGGATTTTGTCTTTGGAGTCCACTGTCCGTACAATGATGGCATTGATATAGCCACTGCAAGAGTCGTGTCTCTTATCAG GGATTCTCCTCAGCAGGAGTTTTTGAGTGACCCAGAGAAGCTTAAAAAAGGGGTAGAGGATGCAG CTTGCAGCTCTCAGCCCTGCTGGTCCCTACCCACAGATGTTTTCATCGCCGTGATCGTCATATTCGCCATCCTTATCCTGCTCATGGTGGGCTTGTGCTTAGCCTGGATGACGCACAGACGTCGGGTAAACGCAAGGAGGTCAAGCCAAGAGGATAGGAACAATAACAGGGATAACCCCATAGAAAGTCGGGCTTGTTCCCCTGGCGACTTTCCGACATGTCCAGGTCCAGGAGCAGGCCTCGCAGCGACAGAGTACAGTGCATCGGACTCCGATCAAACCACGAGTTCGGGTGATCGGAGCCATTACACATTCACGTACAGTGCCAGCATGACCACACAGTCGACAGATTCTTCCCCAGAACTCCAACGCCACCCGTACCTCGAAATAAAACGCTGTAAATCCGTTGACCTTGGATATATTTCCTCTAGAGACTTAGCAGCCCAGGACGTGACTGTCTATGACCACAGCAATACATCTGCACCCACAGATTCGGGCTTAGGTACATCTACAACCGAGTTAATAAACCAGAGAGATGGCAGTTCTGAAAACATATCAGTTTCACAGATTCTAGAAACCCCTGTTGGTTTTGTCTTCAGCATGGAACAATTAATTGCGAATCATAAATTGAAACCCATAGCGCTTGCAGTGTCGCCAGAAAATGTGAATGCCACTATTCAATACCAATACCAATGTTGA
- the LOC135484861 gene encoding coiled-coil domain-containing protein 32-like, whose amino-acid sequence MASNSEAEDVFAEDFPFSLSNPVNSDPWSPLPSEENGEKKTDFLELTSERYIASLEARLNRIQGKARDPTSKDLIRGLEKAKDAHMTTLVQSSDQPYISNYIPEKDNVQNPNKLQRKLHPEKVAISADERRLLVEEDDLSKRRKADEAAVETSKKKTSSVSSLGESDNHTEERPRRASAQESVDRGSCDA is encoded by the exons ATGGCGTCCAATTCTGAAGCAGAAGACGTTTTTGCGGAGGATTTTCCTTTTAGTTTATCAAATCCAGTGAACTCGGACCCCTGGTCCCCGTTACCATCGGAGGAAAATGGGGAAAAGAAGACAGACTTCCTTGAACTGACCTCGGAACGATACATAGCTTCTTTGG AGGCAAGGCTCAATCGTATTCAGGGCAAAGCCCGGGATCCGACCTCAAAAGATCTCATCAGGGGCCTAGAAAAGGCAAAGGATGCGCACATGACGACTTTAGTCCAATCATCAGATCAACCTTATATTAGCAACTACATTCCCGAAAAAGACAATGTCCAGAATCCCAACAAGTTACAGCGAAAACTGCATCCGGAAAAAGTAGCGATAAGTGCTGACGAAAGAAGACTTTTAGTTGAGGAAGATGATCTGTCGAAGCGCCGGAAAGCAGATGAAGCTGCTGTGGAAACGTCTAAGAAAAAGACAAGTTCTGTTTCTAGTCTTGGGGAAAGTGACAATCATACTGAGGAGAGGCCCCGGCGGGCATCCGCTCAGGAAAGTGTTGATAGAGGTTCCTGTGATGCATGA